A single window of Solanum dulcamara chromosome 5, daSolDulc1.2, whole genome shotgun sequence DNA harbors:
- the LOC129889831 gene encoding uncharacterized protein LOC129889831 isoform X2, translated as MAAVDFLVAVDSYPNPDDKIRSTSFQVQGGGNAGNALTCAARLGLAPRIISKVADDSQGKAIQEELEADGVDTSFMVVSEGGHSTFSYVIVDSQAKTRTCIYTPGYPPMIPEDLSKSNLSSALDDVRFVYFDGVLQETELLSALVVAREAHRRNIPIVIDAESKRERVDDLLNLATYVVCSARFPQVWTEAPSVPAALVSVLLKLPNIKFVIVTLGEDGCMMLERAEAEDLQSEEIDIDDLFKKMKQSIDTDSTSTTCISSDIAKLHAKGIGTVSGKLLLGTAEKIPPSELVDTTGAGDAFIGAVLYALCANMPPERMLTFASQVAGIGCRALGARAGLPHLTDPRLRPFLMNEATLL; from the exons ATGGCGGCGGTGGATTTCCTTGTTGCTGTTGATTCTTATCCTAACCCTGATGACAAGATTCGAAGCACCAGTTTTCAG GTTCAAGGAGGTGGCAATGCAGGAAATGCTTTGACTTGTGCAGCTCGTTTAGGCCTAGCTCCGAGGATTATATCGAAG GTTGCAGATGATTCTCAAGGGAAAGCAATACAGGAAGAGCTGGAAGCTGATGGGGTGGATACATCGTTTATGGTG GTTTCCGAAGGGGGCCATTCAACATTTTCTTATGTCATTGTTGATAGTCAAGC GAAAACTCGCACTTGCATTTACACTCCGGGATACCCACCTATGATACCTGAGGATTTATCCAAGTCAAATTTGTCATCAGCTCTGGATGATGTgagatttgtatattttgatggaGTATTGCAAGAAACTGAATTGTTATCAGCTTTAGTTGTAGCCCGAGAG GCACATAGAAGGAATATACCTATTGTAATTGATGCagaaagtaaaagagaaagGGTAGATGACCTTCTAAACCTGGCAACGTATGTCGTATGCTCAGCGAGATTTCCACAG GTATGGACAGAGGCCCCTTCAGTCCCAGCTGCTCTAGTTTCTGTACTTCTAAAGTTGCCAAACATCAAATTTGTAATTGTGACATTGGGTGAAGATGGCTGCATGATGTTAGAAAGGGCTGAAGCTG AGGATCTCCAGTCTGAAGAAATTgatattgatgacttgttcaagAAAATGAAGCAGAGTATTGATACTGACTCAACCAGTACAACATGCATATCCTCG GATATTGCAAAATTGCATGCAAAAGGCATTGGGACAGTGAGTGGGAAGCTGCTTCTTGGAACAGCTGAAAAGATACCGCCATCAGAATTAGTCGATACAACTGGTGCAGGTGATGCATTTATTGGAGCAGTTCTGTATG CTCTCTGTGCCAATATGCCACCAGAAAGAATGTTGACATTTGCTTCTCAAGTG GCGGGTATTGGGTGTAGAGCATTGGGAGCAAGAGCTGGTCTTCCCCATCTAACAGACCCTCGCTTGAGACCCTTTTTAATGAACGAGGCTACATTACTTTAG
- the LOC129889831 gene encoding uncharacterized protein LOC129889831 isoform X1 — MATFRLQSYSSPSLSVRSPPSALLLHIPTRCNLTCNSSFTRLKMSISSTSRTAAVSENRTVLGCGMAAVDFLVAVDSYPNPDDKIRSTSFQVQGGGNAGNALTCAARLGLAPRIISKVADDSQGKAIQEELEADGVDTSFMVVSEGGHSTFSYVIVDSQAKTRTCIYTPGYPPMIPEDLSKSNLSSALDDVRFVYFDGVLQETELLSALVVAREAHRRNIPIVIDAESKRERVDDLLNLATYVVCSARFPQVWTEAPSVPAALVSVLLKLPNIKFVIVTLGEDGCMMLERAEAEDLQSEEIDIDDLFKKMKQSIDTDSTSTTCISSDIAKLHAKGIGTVSGKLLLGTAEKIPPSELVDTTGAGDAFIGAVLYALCANMPPERMLTFASQVAGIGCRALGARAGLPHLTDPRLRPFLMNEATLL, encoded by the exons ATGGCGACATTTCGGTTACAGTCATACAGCTCTCCGTCACTTTCCGTCCGATCACCGCCGTCAGCTCTGCTACTTCATATTCCCACACGCTGTAATCTTACCTGTAACTCTTCCTTTACAAG GTTGAAAATGTCAATTTCGTCAACCTCACGAACTGCCGCTGTCTCAGAAAATCGCACCGTT CTAGGTTGTGGAATGGCGGCGGTGGATTTCCTTGTTGCTGTTGATTCTTATCCTAACCCTGATGACAAGATTCGAAGCACCAGTTTTCAG GTTCAAGGAGGTGGCAATGCAGGAAATGCTTTGACTTGTGCAGCTCGTTTAGGCCTAGCTCCGAGGATTATATCGAAG GTTGCAGATGATTCTCAAGGGAAAGCAATACAGGAAGAGCTGGAAGCTGATGGGGTGGATACATCGTTTATGGTG GTTTCCGAAGGGGGCCATTCAACATTTTCTTATGTCATTGTTGATAGTCAAGC GAAAACTCGCACTTGCATTTACACTCCGGGATACCCACCTATGATACCTGAGGATTTATCCAAGTCAAATTTGTCATCAGCTCTGGATGATGTgagatttgtatattttgatggaGTATTGCAAGAAACTGAATTGTTATCAGCTTTAGTTGTAGCCCGAGAG GCACATAGAAGGAATATACCTATTGTAATTGATGCagaaagtaaaagagaaagGGTAGATGACCTTCTAAACCTGGCAACGTATGTCGTATGCTCAGCGAGATTTCCACAG GTATGGACAGAGGCCCCTTCAGTCCCAGCTGCTCTAGTTTCTGTACTTCTAAAGTTGCCAAACATCAAATTTGTAATTGTGACATTGGGTGAAGATGGCTGCATGATGTTAGAAAGGGCTGAAGCTG AGGATCTCCAGTCTGAAGAAATTgatattgatgacttgttcaagAAAATGAAGCAGAGTATTGATACTGACTCAACCAGTACAACATGCATATCCTCG GATATTGCAAAATTGCATGCAAAAGGCATTGGGACAGTGAGTGGGAAGCTGCTTCTTGGAACAGCTGAAAAGATACCGCCATCAGAATTAGTCGATACAACTGGTGCAGGTGATGCATTTATTGGAGCAGTTCTGTATG CTCTCTGTGCCAATATGCCACCAGAAAGAATGTTGACATTTGCTTCTCAAGTG GCGGGTATTGGGTGTAGAGCATTGGGAGCAAGAGCTGGTCTTCCCCATCTAACAGACCCTCGCTTGAGACCCTTTTTAATGAACGAGGCTACATTACTTTAG